From Caloenas nicobarica isolate bCalNic1 chromosome 18, bCalNic1.hap1, whole genome shotgun sequence, a single genomic window includes:
- the ARHGAP44 gene encoding rho GTPase-activating protein 44, which translates to MKKQFNRMRQLANQTVGRAEKTEVLSEDLLQVEKRLELVKQVSHSTHKKLTACLQGQQGVDADKRSKKLPLTTLAQCLMEGSAVLGDDSLLGKMLRLCGEVEDRLAQELIHFELQVERDVIEPLFVLAEVEIPNIQKQRKHLAKLVLDMDSSRTRWQQSAKSSGLASNLQPSGAKADALREEMEEAANRVEICRDQLSADMYNFVAKEVDYANYFQTLIEVQAEYHRKSLALLQNVLPQIKAQQEAWMEKPSFGKPLEEHLAVSGREIAFPVEACVTMLLECGLQEEGLFRVAPSASKLKKLKAALDCCVLDVQEYSADPHAIAGALKSYLRELPEPLMTFELYEEWIQASNIPEQEQRLQALWSVCEKLPKANYNNIRYLIKFLAKLTEYQDTNKMTPSNVAIVLGPNLLWPQADGNMTEMMTTVSLQIVGIIEPLIQHADWFFPGDIEFNVTGNYGSPMHINHNANYSSMPSPDMDHADRRQHDQARRPLSVATDNMMLEFYKKDGLRKIQSMGVRVMDTSWVARRGTSGVRKASSTPPAAQPPAPPTELPAMPHSPIPEQSPDISATPSPPPTSFGFPPGAERTSTLKPKELSPGPPAEQSPHAPRKVAKKLAPIPPQGGTQPSPASLSPTPPSTPSPYGPPAPPPGPCLLPPPPPPPPPLLPPPASTAPKSRPAPKARPRPALPPPPQPPPAPAPPPTPELPRTDTAGDGALTGLLRFEVPSLHVPPDATLRRDPPEAPQRLLGLQQQEEEESESTAL; encoded by the exons GGCTGAGAAGACGGAGGTTTTGAGCGAAGATCTCCTGCAG GTGGAGAAGCGGCTGGAACTGGTGAAGCAGGTTTCGCACAGCACCCACAAGAAGCTGACGGCATGTCTGCAGGGCCAGCAAGGCGTGGATGCCGACAAGCGCTCG aagAAGCTGCCGCTGACCACGCTGGCACAGTGTTTGATGGAGGGATCGGCTGTGCTGGGCGACGACTCCCTGCTGGG GAAGATGCTGCGGCTGTGTGGGGAGGTGGAGGACAGGCTGGCACAGGAGCTCATCCACTTCGAGCTGCAGGTGGAGCGGGACGTCATCGAGCCCCTCTTCGTGCTGGCTGAG GTGGAAATCCCAAATATCCAAAAGCAGAGGAAGCACTTGGCAAAGCTTGTGCTGGACATGGACTCCTCCAGGACGCG GTGGCAACAGTCGGCCAAGTCCTCGGGTTTGGCCAGCAACCTGCAGCCCTCGGGCGCCAAAGCCGACGCTCTGcgggaggagatggaggaggcGGCCAACAGAGTGGAGATTTGCAGG gaCCAGCTCTCAGCTGACATGTACAATTTTGTGGCCAAAGAAGTAGACTATGCAAACTATTTTCAAACC CTGATCGAGGTGCAGGCAGAGTACCATCGGAAATCCTTAGCGCTTCTGCAGAACGTTCTCCCGCAGATTAAAGCCCAGCAGG AGGCGTGGATGGAGAAGCCGTCCTTCGGGAAGCCCTTGGAGGAGCACCTGGCCGTCAGCGGGCGGGAGATCGCCTTCCCCGTGGAGGCGTGTGTCACCATGCTGCTGGAGTGCGGCTTGCAGGAGGAG GGTCTCTTCCGGGTGGCTCCCTCGGCCTCCAAGCTGAAGAAGCTGAAGGCCGCGCTGGACTGCTGCGTGCTGGATGTGCAGGAGTACTCAGCCGACCCGCACGCCATCGCAG GAGCCCTCAAGTCCTACCTGCGAGAGCTGCCAGAGCCCCTCATGACATTTGAGCTGTATGAGGAGTGGATCCAGGCCTCCAA CatcccagagcaggagcagcggcTGCAGGCTCTCTGGAGTGTCTGCGAGAAGCTGCCCAAAGCCAACTACAACAACATCAG GTACCTGATTAAATTCCTGGCCAAGCTGACCGAGTACCAGGACACAAATAAAATGACACCAAGCAACGTGGCCATCGTGCTGGGGCCCAACCTTCTCTGGCCACAGGCGGACGG GAACATGACAGAGATGATGACGACTGTCTCGCTGCAGATCGTGGGCATCATCGAGCCGCTCATCCAGCACGCAGACTGGTTCTTCCCCGGAG ACATCGAGTTCAATGTGACGGGGAACTACGGCAGCCCCATGCACATCAACCACAATGCCAACTACAGCTCCATGCCCTCCCCGGACATGGACCATGCTGACCGGCGGCAGCACGACCAGGCACGGCGGCCCCTCAGTGTGGCCACGGACAACATGATGCTGGAGTTTTACAAGAAGGATGG CCTTAGGAAAATCCAAAG catGGGCGTCAGGGTGATGGACACCTCGTGGGTGGCTCGCCGAGGCACTTCAGGGGTGCGCAAGGCGTCCTCCACCCCGCCGGCTGCTcagccccccgcgccgcccacCGAGCTCCCCGCCATGCCCCACTCACCCATTCCCGAGCAATCGCCGGATATTTCAGCCACCCCCTCCCCGCCTCCCACCAGCTTCGGCTTCCCCCCGGGAGCCGAGCGGACAAG cacTTTAAAGCCCAAGGAGCTCTCCCCCGGGCCGCCCGCCGAGCAGAGCCCGCACGCCCCGCGCAAAG TGGCCAAGAAGCTGGCGCCCATCCCGCCGcagggggggacacagccctcccccgccagcctctcccccaccccccccagcaccccctcccCTTacggcccccccgcgccccccccggggccctgcctgctccccccgccgcctcccccgccccccccgctcctgcccccccccgccagcACCGCCCCCAAATCTCGCCCCGCCCCCAaagcgcggccccgccccgcgctgcccccgcccccccagccccccccagcccccgcccccccccccaccccggagcTGCCCCGCACGGACACCGCGGGGGACGGAGCCCTGACAG GTCTGCTCCGTTTTGAGGTCCCCTCGCTCCACGTCCCCCCGGATGCCACCCTGCGCCGGGACCCACCGGAGGCACCGCAGAGACTcttggggctgcagcagcaggaggaggaggaatcgGAGAGCACAGCCCTATGA